In Clostridium ljungdahlii DSM 13528, the genomic window CTTTGGATCAGCTACACTAGCTTTCTTTTTATCTAGATTTTTAGGTAGATCTTTTGTAAATAAGATTCTTAAAGGGAAGGCTTTAACATTAAATGACAATATAGAAAAGTATGGATTTAGGATTATGACTGCAATGAGATTAAGTTTTGTATTCCCCTATGATCCACTTAGTTATGCTGCAGGACTTACAAAAATTAAATATAGAGATTTTATTTTTGGAACTTTAGTAGGAATTTTACCTGAAATGGTGACTTATTCCTTAATAGGAGGAAATTTGACAAAGCCGTTTTCATTTAAGTTCATATTGCCCATAATAGTTTTATTTATTATAGCATGTATTTCTATATACATGCATAAAAAAAAGTCTAAAGATACCAATAATTTATAAGTAACATAATCTTTAGATTAGGACATAATAAATATGAAATTAAATTTAAGGCATTTGAAAGAAAATAGGCTAGCATACTGACTAGTAGATATTTCTTTGAAAATGACTAAAGGGGTGTTTGAAATGAAAGTTAAAGATATAATGACTAAATCTGTAATAAGTTTAAATGATGACGATACTGTGGAAAAAGCAGCACAAATTATGCAGCAAAATAATATAGGAGCTGTTCCAGTTTGTAAAAATGGAAAAGTTATAGGAATTGTGACAGATAGGGATATAGCTATAAGATCAGCATCCCAGAGTGGAGGTACTGAATCCAAATTTGTAAGAGATATTATGTCGGCAAATCCTGTAACTGGATCACCTGATATGAATTTGGAAGATGCATCCAGAATAATGAGTGATAAGCAAATAAGAAGATTACCTATTGTTGAAAATAAAAATGTAGTTGGAATGGTATCTTTAGGAGATTTAGCAGTAAATCCTAAATCAAATACTCAGGCAGGAGATGCTTTGAGTAGTATATCGGAAAATAACTACTCAGCATTTTAGAATTTAATAATTTGTAAATAAATCCACAAGATTTACAAGTAATCTTGTGGATTTATTACTTTAGGTGATATAATATCAGGTGACATATTTAAATAAAGAATCTAGGTTTGTAATTTATATAATTAGAGGAGTTTAACATGAATAAAGTGAAATTTATTTATAATCCATATTCAGGAGAAAATACAATAATATCAAATATAGATAAAGTTATTATGATACATCAAAAATATGGTTATGAAATAGTTCCTTTTAGAATAAGTTTTGAATTTGACATAAAAAAGGCATTTGAAGATATAGATGAAACTTACAAATACATACTGATAGCTGGAGGGGATGGAACAGTAGACAATGTTGTAAACTGTATGAAAAGGTTAAATATAGATATGCCTATAGCCATACTTCCGGTAGGAACTGCCAATGATTTTGCTAAATTTATAGGAATGCCGCAAAATATTAAAAAGGCCTGCCAACAGATAGTAAACAGTGTTCCTAAAAAATTAGATTTAGGAAAGGTAAATGACAAATATTTCATAAATGTTGCTAGTACGGGACTGTTTACGGATGTATCTCAAAAAACAGATGTAAATTTAAAAAATACTATGGGAAAGTTAGCATATTATGTTAAAGGATTAGAGCAACTTCCAAATTTAAGAAAAATTAAGGTAAAAGTTAAGTCTGAGAATGCAATTTTTGATGGGGACATGTACCTTATGCTCATATTTAATGGACAGATGGCAGGAAACTTTAAGTTTGCATATAAAGCTCAAATTCAAGATGGACTTTTAGATGTAATTATAATAAAAGCAGGAATGATAAAGGATATTATATCACTATTTATAAAAATGCTAAGAGGAGATCACTTGGAAGATACTTCTGGACTTATATACTTTAAATCAAATAAAATAGAAGTGTATTGTGATGAAGATATAGTCACTGATATAGATGGTGAAAGGGGACCGGATTTTCCACTTGTTATAGAGTGTATTAAAGGTGGAATAGAAGTTTTAGGATTAAAAGATGAGATAAAGTTATAAATTTATTTAAAATAGTAATATAAGATAAGCGATATTAATAAATATAATTAGAATACTATTAATAAAGAAGGAGAATATATGGCATTCTACGTTTATGTTTTTTTATTGCTTATCATGCTTATAATGCTCTTCAGAGGAGCTATTTTAATTAGATTTTTATCGTATAAAATAAAAGTTGTAGCTTTTATTATTATAGGGGCTATGTTGTTAAGGTACACTTCTATTTTTATTATGTACTTTTCCAGCAGTATGAAATATTTATATTTGCTGAAAGTGCCTTTTTTCTTGAATTTACTCTCAGTCCCAATTATAGTTATTACAGTGCTTTATATTTTTGTAAGAAAAGATAATGTTAAATTTTATTACATATTTATAATAACTGCAGTACTTTGTGCTGCATATGCTATTGTGATGTATAAGTGCGAAGCTGTACTGCAGAACTTAGAGGAGTACAAGTTTATTTTAGGATATACTCTTGTTTTATCAAATCAATATATATACTGGGGATACTTGGTATTTAATACTTTAGTAATATTTTTTGTTTTGGGATTTGTTAATAAAACCAATGCCAATAAACTTGGTATATACATGGTATTGTTGGCAGCTTGCATAACTATATCAGAGCTCATAGCGTGGCTTATGGGTATTAGAGTCTTAGCAGAAAATGTACTTGGAGATGTAGGTTGGATTGTTGTTTTCATATATGCTTTGAGTAAAGTAAAAAAAACAGCTGACAGGATTAATTACAAAGTCCCTAACAAAGTTTCAGGTAAAAAATAACTTATGCTCCGAACATTTTTACAACATTTAACATGGTAAAAAGTTTAAAGTCCAAATATCAAAGTTCAAATAATGATGACTTCCCTCGTACCTCAGGAAATCTATAATTTTAATGTTTCATGACGTTGGGAGGAAAGTTATCATATAATGTTCTAATTTAAGAAATTCTTTTATATGTAAAGATATTTTTACAATAATGAAGTACTTTTAAATATTTTGTATATAAGTCTTAGTGAAAAATTCCTTAAAAAATTTTAGAACTTTCGAATTGTTTGAGGCATGAGTTTTCAAAAGTTCTTAGATTTTTGGAATTTTTTGCTTAGACTTATCAAAATATTTAACGTACTTAAGGTTGTAAAAATATCCGGAATATAAAGCCATTTCTTACTTAGAGCTCTTATGACTACTTTTATGATGACGTCTTCTTGGAGGATTTTTTGGTATTAAGCAATGAGGACCAGATCCAATTAGATCTTCACGACCACATTTGATTAAAGCCTCTTTTACTAAATTGTAATTTTTCGGAACAGAAAATTGTAAAAGTGCTCTTTGTTCATTTTTCTCTTTTTGTGATTTAGGTACATATACTTTCTCACCACTTAAAGGATTAATGCCTGTATAGTACATAGTTGTAGATAAACTACCAGGTGTAGGATAAAAATCCTGAACTTGTTCAGGAGTATATCCCATGCTTTTTATATACTCAGCTAGTTCTATAGCTGCATTTAAATCACTTCCCGGGTGACTGGACATGAGGTAAGGAACTAGATATTGTTTTTTATTTATTTTTTTGTTTATTTCAAAATATTTTTTTACAAATTTATTGTATACGTCCATTTTAGGTTTTCCCATTTGATTTAGAACCCTGTCGCTTATATGTTCTGGAGCTA contains:
- a CDS encoding TVP38/TMEM64 family protein; the encoded protein is MDSIRSYIQSYGKFSDIIFILIYTIRPVVIILPASLMSIIAGSIFNSYIALLLSMIGCFGSATLAFFLSRFLGRSFVNKILKGKALTLNDNIEKYGFRIMTAMRLSFVFPYDPLSYAAGLTKIKYRDFIFGTLVGILPEMVTYSLIGGNLTKPFSFKFILPIIVLFIIACISIYMHKKKSKDTNNL
- a CDS encoding YegS/Rv2252/BmrU family lipid kinase, yielding MNKVKFIYNPYSGENTIISNIDKVIMIHQKYGYEIVPFRISFEFDIKKAFEDIDETYKYILIAGGDGTVDNVVNCMKRLNIDMPIAILPVGTANDFAKFIGMPQNIKKACQQIVNSVPKKLDLGKVNDKYFINVASTGLFTDVSQKTDVNLKNTMGKLAYYVKGLEQLPNLRKIKVKVKSENAIFDGDMYLMLIFNGQMAGNFKFAYKAQIQDGLLDVIIIKAGMIKDIISLFIKMLRGDHLEDTSGLIYFKSNKIEVYCDEDIVTDIDGERGPDFPLVIECIKGGIEVLGLKDEIKL
- a CDS encoding CBS domain-containing protein, which translates into the protein MKVKDIMTKSVISLNDDDTVEKAAQIMQQNNIGAVPVCKNGKVIGIVTDRDIAIRSASQSGGTESKFVRDIMSANPVTGSPDMNLEDASRIMSDKQIRRLPIVENKNVVGMVSLGDLAVNPKSNTQAGDALSSISENNYSAF